The following are encoded in a window of Paenibacillus polymyxa genomic DNA:
- the map gene encoding type I methionyl aminopeptidase, producing MIIIKTKEQIENMKKAGDILAACHREIAKMIKPGITTLEIDAFAESFMKKHGATPEQKGYNGYQFATCGSPNDVICHGFPNKTPLKDGDIVTIDMVVNLNGWLADSAWSYAVGNVSEQAQKLLDVTKESLYKGIEQAVIGNRIGDISHAIQTYAEAEGFSVVREFIGHGIGEEMHEQPQVPHYGPPHRGPRLKEGMVITIEPMLNTGTYRSKIDADGWTARTLDGGLSAQYEHTLAITADGPIILTQQ from the coding sequence ATGATTATCATTAAAACCAAAGAACAAATTGAAAATATGAAAAAAGCTGGAGACATTTTGGCTGCTTGCCACCGGGAAATTGCCAAAATGATCAAGCCAGGCATTACGACACTGGAAATTGACGCCTTTGCGGAATCCTTTATGAAGAAGCATGGCGCAACACCGGAGCAAAAGGGCTATAACGGCTATCAGTTTGCAACTTGTGGCTCACCTAACGATGTGATTTGCCACGGCTTTCCGAATAAGACACCGTTGAAGGACGGGGACATCGTGACGATCGACATGGTTGTGAACCTGAATGGCTGGCTGGCAGATTCCGCTTGGTCGTATGCGGTGGGTAATGTGTCTGAGCAGGCGCAAAAGCTGCTGGATGTTACCAAGGAATCGCTGTATAAAGGGATTGAGCAAGCCGTTATCGGTAACCGGATCGGAGATATTTCCCATGCGATACAAACCTACGCGGAAGCGGAAGGCTTCTCGGTCGTACGCGAATTCATTGGGCATGGCATCGGGGAAGAAATGCATGAGCAACCGCAAGTTCCTCATTATGGACCTCCGCATCGTGGACCACGCTTAAAAGAGGGTATGGTCATTACAATTGAGCCGATGCTCAACACAGGCACATACCGCAGTAAAATTGATGCGGACGGCTGGACCGCACGCACGTTGGACGGCGGCTTGTCTGCGCAATACGAGCACACGCTGGCCATTACAGCAGATGGTCCGATCATTTTGACACAGCAATAA
- a CDS encoding diguanylate cyclase, protein MNDSQSGHIHLAPERQSEREELIEQADRMLYTAKTEGRNRVAPFSRNA, encoded by the coding sequence TTGAATGACAGTCAGTCTGGGCATATTCATCTGGCCCCCGAACGCCAGAGTGAGCGTGAAGAGCTGATCGAGCAGGCAGATCGGATGCTGTACACTGCGAAGACAGAGGGACGCAATCGAGTAGCTCCTTTTTCCCGGAATGCATAA
- a CDS encoding CcdC family protein — MFHISTPLLQYGATFGMIVIAISAIFIRMKTGHRPINAKKIIIPPLGMSTGFMMFVVPEVRVPWLWALGAFLVGWFIFSYPLIRSTKFESQEGLVFVQRSRTFFFILISLLIVRLLLHEFIQHYITIPQTAGLFFILAFGTLLHWRLRMYFQYRQFVPNETEVRI, encoded by the coding sequence ATGTTTCATATTAGCACCCCATTGCTGCAATATGGCGCAACCTTCGGTATGATCGTAATCGCTATTTCGGCTATTTTCATCCGTATGAAGACAGGTCATCGCCCGATTAATGCCAAAAAAATCATCATTCCTCCGCTCGGCATGAGCACCGGTTTTATGATGTTTGTGGTGCCGGAAGTACGGGTTCCCTGGCTTTGGGCGCTGGGCGCTTTTCTGGTCGGCTGGTTTATTTTTTCTTACCCGTTGATCCGCAGCACCAAATTTGAATCGCAAGAAGGGCTGGTTTTCGTCCAACGCTCACGTACCTTCTTTTTTATCCTGATCAGCCTGCTGATCGTCCGATTGCTGCTGCATGAATTTATTCAGCATTACATTACCATTCCGCAGACAGCAGGGCTATTTTTCATCCTAGCCTTCGGAACCTTGTTACACTGGCGGCTTCGTATGTATTTCCAATATCGTCAGTTCGTTCCGAACGAGACGGAAGTTCGCATCTGA
- a CDS encoding disulfide oxidoreductase, translating to MIGSFKKTDIALFAAWVVACVATLGSLYLSEILGYEPCKLCWFQRILMYPLTLLLGIAYFRGDSGIRRYVMPLAIIGGAISAYHFIIQRIHAAAKAAAQTSTSCGRVSCEQDYLNWFDFITIPFLALIAFILIIAAMGYIMRQEKKSAQGEVQAKELA from the coding sequence ATGATTGGATCTTTTAAAAAAACGGATATTGCTTTGTTTGCCGCCTGGGTTGTAGCTTGTGTGGCAACTTTGGGCAGTCTGTATCTCAGCGAGATTTTGGGGTATGAGCCTTGTAAGCTGTGCTGGTTTCAGCGCATTCTGATGTATCCCCTGACCCTTCTGCTCGGGATTGCCTATTTTCGAGGAGATTCCGGGATACGCCGTTATGTCATGCCGTTGGCTATCATTGGAGGCGCGATTTCAGCCTATCATTTTATCATTCAGCGCATCCATGCAGCCGCCAAAGCAGCTGCGCAAACTTCAACTTCCTGCGGCAGAGTATCCTGTGAACAGGATTACCTGAACTGGTTCGATTTTATTACCATTCCTTTTCTCGCACTGATTGCCTTTATCCTTATTATTGCAGCCATGGGTTATATCATGCGTCAGGAGAAAAAATCAGCTCAAGGAGAGGTACAAGCAAAGGAACTCGCATAA
- a CDS encoding nitroreductase family protein — MSSSPKNETLSTISERHAVKSYVKDFKLPEEDLEAILTAAVEAPSAWNLQHWKFLVIESEADKQKLLPIAYNQGQVAESSVTIAVLGDLEANRNTVIYDQAVEAGALPAEIRDALVGQINGAYQNPQVARDAAILNSALAAQNIMLAAKSLGYDTCAMGGFIPAQLIEQFNIPARYLPTMLISVGKAQVPARPSGRFPLSEVVVKGSF, encoded by the coding sequence ATGTCGAGCAGTCCAAAAAATGAAACTCTATCTACTATTAGTGAAAGACACGCGGTAAAGAGCTATGTTAAGGATTTTAAATTGCCAGAGGAAGATCTGGAGGCCATTTTGACTGCGGCGGTAGAAGCTCCTTCCGCTTGGAACCTCCAACATTGGAAATTCCTTGTCATCGAAAGCGAAGCGGACAAACAAAAATTGCTACCTATCGCCTACAATCAGGGTCAAGTAGCGGAAAGTTCCGTTACGATTGCCGTATTGGGTGATTTGGAAGCGAACCGCAACACCGTCATTTATGATCAAGCGGTAGAAGCAGGCGCACTGCCAGCAGAAATCCGTGACGCATTGGTAGGTCAAATCAACGGCGCATACCAAAATCCGCAAGTAGCTCGCGATGCAGCCATCCTGAACTCTGCTCTTGCAGCACAAAATATTATGCTGGCTGCTAAATCTTTGGGCTACGACACTTGCGCAATGGGCGGTTTCATTCCAGCACAATTGATTGAGCAATTCAATATTCCAGCACGTTACCTGCCAACTATGCTTATTAGCGTAGGTAAGGCACAAGTGCCAGCGCGTCCATCAGGACGTTTTCCATTGTCTGAAGTTGTTGTAAAAGGCAGCTTCTAA
- the mprF gene encoding bifunctional lysylphosphatidylglycerol flippase/synthetase MprF — MKSNHKPTQSFKIVQFLMTIYRQRLTRILLPLAVLAFIIWEAGRELNDFNLARMFHELRRMDATFLIEIGLFSLAAVAAMSAYDYVIRHHFKLQVKPGTTFRYAWISNTFNNVFGFAGFTGAGLRTVLYKKSGVPLGVITSAVVFLSPVVITGLSLLAWGAIVHLYPVQPVLDAHPWLHWALWGMALYLPLFLIMQRSKRYSTWFNKGEGQLSWSTISASISASLLEWLLAGLTFAWIGSHLLHELPIHAVFGIYVIAAIAGLISLAPGGVGAFDIIALLGLQMAGANSDRALAVLLVFRIFYYIIPWLIGLVLAALEMIPRNERLNQLAETGWDYSLNAWQKVWGWPGQFRFLADLGVWALGKLVLISGVVLLLSAATPGLLYRLRFAEHLLSLPVMRLSHEISVIIGIMLVVLSHGISLRIRRALRLTLILLLTGAIFTFTKGLDFEEALFLLFVALMLWISRSRFYRVSAPLNRHNILIWGGLSLLVTGAYFIIGAGSNTPFMRHLHAKVHLDFFMNRSDYGVTAVFSLILAWVFLTVYFFLRPQRSIANLPDEQELDKLKEFLERQGGNLVSHMLFLGDKYLYWTKNEQVVIPYARSRDKLIVLGDPLGPKERVSEAIQEFQRFADRYALTAVFYQASPEYLSIYHENGYRFFKLGEEALVPLESFTLTGKSNQALRSAKNRFDREGYSFEIIQPPLEASLIEEMRHVSNIWLDGRKEKGYSLGWFKEPYLQLAPIALLKDSEGKVIAFATMAPAYDHGRTVSIDLMRHLPDTPNGTMDYLFTRVIEWAKESGYTTFNLGMAPLSQVGQSEKALREEKLARLVFQYGGHFYGFQGLRRFKDKFKPQWEPRYLAYPASVFLPILTLELVYLVSKRSD; from the coding sequence ATGAAGTCAAATCACAAACCGACCCAATCCTTTAAAATCGTACAGTTCTTGATGACCATCTACAGGCAGCGATTGACACGTATTCTGCTACCGTTGGCTGTACTGGCTTTTATTATATGGGAGGCCGGACGAGAACTAAATGACTTTAATCTGGCGCGTATGTTTCATGAGCTGCGGCGAATGGATGCCACGTTTCTCATCGAAATTGGCTTGTTCTCACTGGCTGCCGTGGCGGCTATGAGCGCGTACGATTACGTAATCAGGCATCATTTCAAGCTTCAGGTCAAGCCTGGGACGACATTTCGCTACGCGTGGATCTCCAATACCTTCAATAATGTCTTTGGTTTTGCAGGCTTTACAGGAGCGGGACTTCGCACCGTACTGTATAAAAAAAGCGGTGTGCCGTTAGGTGTCATCACCTCTGCCGTCGTGTTTCTTTCGCCGGTCGTCATTACCGGACTATCTTTACTGGCTTGGGGGGCCATTGTCCATTTGTATCCGGTACAGCCTGTGCTGGATGCTCATCCTTGGCTTCATTGGGCGCTGTGGGGAATGGCATTGTACCTGCCGCTATTTCTGATCATGCAGCGCTCCAAACGGTACTCCACATGGTTCAACAAGGGAGAAGGACAGCTTTCCTGGTCCACTATCTCCGCTTCCATTAGTGCTTCCCTGCTGGAATGGCTGCTGGCTGGCCTTACCTTTGCATGGATCGGCTCGCACTTGCTCCATGAACTTCCGATCCATGCTGTGTTCGGCATTTATGTGATAGCCGCGATTGCCGGGTTGATCAGTCTTGCACCCGGAGGGGTCGGGGCATTCGACATCATTGCTCTGCTCGGGCTGCAAATGGCGGGAGCCAACTCAGATCGGGCACTGGCTGTGCTGCTGGTCTTTCGTATCTTTTATTACATCATCCCGTGGCTCATCGGCTTGGTATTAGCCGCGCTGGAAATGATTCCACGTAACGAGCGCCTGAATCAGCTAGCTGAGACGGGTTGGGATTATTCCCTTAATGCCTGGCAGAAGGTATGGGGCTGGCCTGGTCAATTCCGGTTTTTGGCCGATCTAGGGGTATGGGCGCTTGGTAAGCTGGTACTCATCTCCGGCGTGGTGCTTCTTTTGTCGGCAGCTACGCCCGGTCTGTTATATCGGCTACGTTTTGCTGAGCATTTGCTCAGCCTGCCCGTCATGCGCTTGTCGCATGAAATCTCGGTCATCATCGGGATTATGCTTGTCGTCCTGTCCCACGGAATCTCTCTGCGTATTCGCAGAGCATTGCGGCTGACATTGATACTGCTGCTGACAGGAGCTATTTTCACCTTCACTAAAGGGCTAGATTTTGAAGAAGCCTTATTCCTGCTGTTTGTGGCGTTAATGCTATGGATCTCACGTTCACGGTTTTATCGGGTCAGTGCTCCGCTGAATCGGCACAACATTTTAATATGGGGTGGATTATCTCTACTCGTAACCGGGGCTTATTTTATCATTGGGGCAGGCTCCAACACTCCTTTTATGCGCCATTTGCATGCCAAGGTCCATCTGGACTTTTTTATGAACCGCAGCGATTACGGAGTTACCGCTGTGTTTAGTCTGATTTTGGCATGGGTATTCCTAACGGTGTATTTCTTTCTTCGACCTCAGCGTAGCATCGCCAATTTACCCGACGAGCAAGAGCTGGATAAGCTAAAAGAATTTTTGGAACGGCAGGGTGGTAATCTCGTATCTCATATGCTTTTTTTGGGCGATAAATATCTGTATTGGACCAAAAATGAACAGGTCGTCATTCCCTATGCTCGCAGCCGGGACAAACTGATTGTATTAGGTGACCCCCTCGGTCCAAAAGAACGTGTAAGTGAAGCCATTCAGGAATTCCAACGGTTCGCAGATCGGTATGCGTTAACGGCAGTATTTTATCAGGCCTCGCCGGAGTATTTGTCCATCTATCACGAGAACGGCTATCGCTTTTTCAAACTGGGCGAGGAAGCACTGGTACCGCTGGAATCATTTACACTGACGGGCAAAAGCAATCAGGCGCTACGCAGCGCCAAAAACCGCTTTGACCGCGAAGGCTACTCGTTCGAAATCATCCAACCGCCTCTAGAGGCGTCACTGATTGAAGAGATGCGGCATGTTTCGAATATTTGGCTGGACGGGCGCAAGGAGAAGGGATATTCCCTCGGCTGGTTCAAAGAACCTTACCTTCAGTTGGCTCCAATTGCATTGCTAAAGGACTCTGAAGGGAAGGTCATCGCTTTCGCTACGATGGCCCCTGCCTATGATCATGGACGGACGGTCTCCATTGACCTGATGCGCCACTTGCCTGACACGCCAAATGGCACGATGGATTATTTATTCACACGGGTCATTGAGTGGGCCAAGGAGAGTGGATATACGACATTTAATTTGGGTATGGCACCGCTGTCCCAGGTAGGACAAAGCGAAAAGGCATTACGCGAGGAAAAGCTGGCTCGACTTGTTTTCCAATACGGGGGACATTTTTACGGTTTTCAGGGGCTTCGGCGCTTTAAGGATAAGTTCAAGCCCCAATGGGAGCCGCGCTATCTGGCCTATCCGGCTTCTGTCTTTCTACCAATCCTGACGCTGGAGCTGGTTTATCTCGTGTCCAAACGATCGGACTAA
- a CDS encoding AAA family ATPase, whose protein sequence is MSIWDRNLFIRRLELIWPPDADESQYPFNLKALHQWNELKFHPSVTYIIGENGVGKSTLMEAIAVAWGFNPEGGTKNFNFSTQATHSSLYEHIRLVRGVEKPRDGFFFRAESYYNVATHIDELDREGGGRPIRDSYGGKSLHEQSHGESFFAAFVHRFGGQGLYILDEPEAALSPLRQMAMLARIHELVQQGSQFIISTHSPILMAYPDSILYHLTHEGIDTRTLEETDHFIITKQFLNNREKMIQELFEDP, encoded by the coding sequence ATGAGTATATGGGACCGCAATCTTTTCATACGTCGCCTGGAGCTGATATGGCCTCCAGATGCTGACGAGAGCCAATATCCGTTTAACTTAAAAGCCCTGCACCAGTGGAACGAACTGAAATTCCATCCTTCCGTCACCTATATTATTGGAGAAAATGGCGTAGGTAAATCGACGCTTATGGAGGCAATCGCGGTCGCGTGGGGATTTAATCCAGAGGGCGGTACTAAAAATTTCAATTTTTCTACACAAGCCACGCATTCCTCACTGTATGAGCATATCCGGCTGGTGAGAGGGGTGGAAAAGCCAAGGGATGGCTTCTTTTTCCGGGCGGAGAGCTACTATAATGTGGCGACTCACATCGACGAGCTGGATCGAGAAGGAGGAGGGCGACCGATTCGAGATTCCTATGGGGGTAAATCGCTGCATGAGCAGTCGCATGGCGAGTCTTTTTTTGCTGCCTTTGTGCATCGGTTTGGAGGACAAGGGTTGTATATTTTGGATGAACCGGAGGCAGCGTTATCACCTTTGCGCCAGATGGCCATGCTTGCACGGATTCACGAGCTGGTGCAGCAAGGCTCACAGTTTATCATTTCTACTCATTCCCCTATTTTGATGGCTTATCCAGATTCCATCTTGTATCATCTGACACATGAAGGGATCGACACCCGGACGCTGGAGGAAACCGATCATTTTATCATTACGAAACAATTTCTGAATAACAGGGAAAAGATGATACAGGAGCTATTCGAAGATCCATAA
- a CDS encoding MFS transporter: MSDSQQLKMGPLVILMINMFIAMLGIGLIIPILPKFMSSLGGSGETGGYLVAVFGLTQFLFSPLAGEWSDKYGRKKMIIIGLVIMTASSVLFAMGESLTMLYISRLLGGAGAAFMIPPMMAYIADITTVHNRGRGMGLLGAAMSLGFVIGPGVGGLLADISIRTPLYVSAAVSGVAALISLIMLPETLSLEKQLKFRNVKVKRDNVIKQFALSFRKPYFMLLIMIFTLTFGLTHFETMFPFFVTGKFHYNERDIAIIITVGALVGTVIQAVVISPMLNRFGEKGVIIGSFLFSAISLVLMLLSGNFYYVLGVSLIFFTATSLLRPAINTALSKMAGDEQGVAAGMNNAYMSIGNILGPALAGTLFEVHINLPYIFGAVILILSLGLAVKWNSRDTQTTAV, from the coding sequence ATGTCAGATTCACAACAGTTGAAAATGGGACCGCTGGTCATTTTGATGATTAATATGTTTATTGCCATGCTGGGGATTGGCCTCATTATTCCGATCCTTCCCAAGTTTATGAGCTCCTTGGGAGGCAGTGGTGAAACGGGTGGTTATTTGGTTGCCGTGTTTGGCTTAACCCAATTCCTGTTTTCGCCGCTAGCGGGAGAATGGTCCGATAAATACGGACGTAAAAAAATGATTATTATCGGTTTGGTAATCATGACGGCGTCTTCTGTATTGTTTGCGATGGGGGAATCGTTGACCATGCTGTATATCTCCCGTTTGCTGGGAGGTGCAGGGGCAGCTTTTATGATTCCTCCGATGATGGCCTATATTGCTGACATTACAACGGTCCACAATCGCGGTAGAGGAATGGGGTTGTTGGGTGCCGCCATGTCTCTTGGCTTTGTGATCGGTCCTGGTGTGGGCGGCTTGCTGGCAGATATCTCGATTCGTACGCCCTTATATGTTTCGGCGGCCGTATCGGGCGTAGCTGCACTGATTTCCTTGATTATGCTGCCCGAAACCTTGTCGCTGGAGAAACAGTTGAAGTTTCGGAATGTCAAGGTCAAACGGGACAATGTGATTAAACAGTTTGCCCTTTCTTTTCGCAAGCCTTACTTTATGCTGCTGATTATGATATTCACGTTAACCTTTGGACTGACGCATTTTGAAACGATGTTTCCTTTCTTCGTGACGGGTAAGTTTCATTACAATGAGCGTGATATTGCTATCATTATTACGGTAGGAGCACTGGTCGGAACTGTGATTCAAGCTGTGGTCATTAGCCCGATGTTGAATCGTTTTGGCGAAAAAGGTGTCATCATCGGTTCCTTTCTGTTTTCGGCGATTTCCCTTGTGCTTATGCTGCTCTCCGGCAACTTTTATTATGTACTCGGGGTATCGCTCATCTTCTTTACCGCTACGTCGTTGCTGCGGCCAGCCATTAATACTGCTTTATCCAAAATGGCGGGGGATGAGCAGGGAGTTGCAGCCGGCATGAACAATGCTTATATGAGTATTGGTAATATTCTAGGACCTGCGCTTGCGGGTACATTGTTCGAGGTGCATATCAATTTGCCATACATTTTTGGGGCAGTCATTCTCATTCTTAGTTTGGGGCTGGCTGTAAAATGGAATAGCAGAGATACGCAAACCACAGCGGTTTAA
- a CDS encoding lactonase family protein — MEERNEQLFYTGTYASRQERGIYVCALHVNNGDLRMVGGVEEIERPSFLALHPDGTKLYAASETEEGELYAYQVNAQTGELHPLDRKGTEGAHTCYVSVTTDGRYVLASNYSGGNAVVFPATEAGGLGDMSGQVQHTGSGIRQDRQDAAHPHSIIPDPSGQYALVCDLGLDQIVVYRLTEDGKLVTHREIDLPPGSGPRHLVFHPSRPYAFVANELNNTVAVFSYNERNGELTLMQSLSTLPEGIIDVENTAADIRITPCGRFLYVSNRGHDSIVLYHVNLDSGKLKTVEWVETLGSTPRNFNILSGYLVVANQDGNNIASFAIHSEDGRLTRTGYVLEVPSPVCIEPIR; from the coding sequence ATGGAAGAGCGAAATGAGCAGTTATTTTATACAGGAACTTATGCGTCTCGTCAGGAAAGAGGAATATATGTATGTGCTTTGCATGTGAACAATGGTGATCTGCGCATGGTTGGAGGTGTGGAAGAAATTGAAAGGCCTTCTTTTCTGGCGCTACACCCGGATGGGACGAAGCTGTATGCTGCCAGTGAAACAGAAGAAGGCGAGCTGTATGCGTATCAGGTGAATGCCCAGACGGGGGAATTACATCCTTTGGATCGAAAAGGGACGGAGGGAGCGCATACTTGCTATGTTTCCGTAACAACCGATGGACGATATGTGCTGGCTTCCAACTATTCAGGCGGCAATGCCGTTGTGTTCCCTGCGACGGAAGCTGGAGGATTAGGAGACATGTCGGGGCAAGTTCAGCATACCGGCTCAGGTATTCGCCAGGACCGCCAGGATGCGGCACATCCGCATTCGATTATTCCAGATCCTTCAGGACAGTATGCCCTGGTATGTGATCTGGGACTGGATCAGATTGTGGTATACCGGTTGACAGAGGATGGAAAATTGGTGACCCATCGTGAGATAGATTTGCCACCTGGTTCTGGACCGCGTCATCTGGTTTTTCATCCTTCGCGTCCATATGCTTTTGTCGCCAATGAGTTGAACAATACAGTCGCTGTATTTAGTTATAACGAACGTAATGGTGAGCTTACATTGATGCAAAGCCTGTCCACACTGCCAGAAGGCATTATAGATGTAGAAAATACAGCAGCCGATATTCGGATTACGCCCTGTGGACGCTTTTTGTATGTGTCAAACCGCGGCCATGACAGCATTGTGCTATACCATGTCAATCTGGACAGCGGCAAGCTGAAGACGGTGGAATGGGTGGAAACCTTGGGCAGCACACCGCGTAACTTCAACATCTTGTCCGGTTATTTGGTAGTAGCGAATCAGGATGGAAACAACATCGCATCTTTTGCCATCCATAGTGAGGATGGACGGCTGACCCGAACGGGATATGTGCTGGAGGTTCCTTCACCTGTGTGCATTGAACCTATACGCTAA
- a CDS encoding ArsR/SmtB family transcription factor yields MQLDISEKSLPVYEALASEVRLNMIVLLAEKPMNIRELAEALGLSSAIMTMHVKKLERASIISTKMLPGRGGVQKVCSLATDKIEIAMPRYQQDVRQFHQTEISVGHFTDFEIQATCGLATVEKIIGEFDEPRSFLDPERFNSKILWFSQGYMDYKVPNFLLSSQKAEELEISMELSSEAPFTNDNWPSDITFFLNDVNLGTWTSPGDFGDNRGKYTPAWWPDFINQYGLLKRLRVTSEGTFMDGKQISDVTLSQVLIDQKQWKFRIAILDDAQHVGGVTLFGTGFGNYNQDILFRLYYKHAENHTKTVTVEAGDTSK; encoded by the coding sequence ATGCAACTGGACATTTCTGAAAAATCACTTCCCGTTTATGAAGCGCTGGCCAGTGAGGTTCGGCTAAACATGATTGTTCTGCTTGCGGAGAAGCCTATGAATATACGTGAGCTGGCGGAAGCGTTGGGGCTCAGCAGTGCGATTATGACGATGCATGTCAAGAAACTGGAGAGAGCGTCCATTATTTCGACCAAAATGCTGCCTGGGCGAGGCGGAGTACAGAAAGTGTGCTCACTGGCTACAGACAAAATTGAAATCGCCATGCCACGCTACCAGCAGGATGTACGACAATTCCATCAGACGGAGATTTCTGTGGGACACTTTACAGATTTTGAAATACAGGCGACCTGCGGACTGGCTACCGTCGAAAAGATCATTGGTGAATTCGATGAGCCTCGTTCGTTCTTGGACCCTGAGCGCTTCAATTCCAAAATTCTATGGTTCAGCCAAGGATATATGGATTATAAGGTGCCGAATTTCCTACTGTCCAGCCAAAAAGCCGAGGAACTGGAAATTTCGATGGAACTATCATCCGAGGCCCCTTTTACCAATGATAATTGGCCTTCAGATATCACTTTTTTCCTAAATGATGTGAATTTGGGTACATGGACTAGCCCAGGGGATTTCGGGGATAACCGGGGTAAATACACACCTGCATGGTGGCCTGATTTTATCAATCAATATGGTCTCCTTAAAAGACTTCGCGTTACCTCCGAAGGTACCTTTATGGATGGCAAGCAAATATCCGACGTGACTTTAAGCCAAGTACTGATTGATCAGAAGCAATGGAAATTCCGTATTGCCATATTGGATGATGCCCAGCATGTTGGAGGGGTTACTCTGTTCGGTACCGGATTTGGTAACTACAATCAGGACATCCTGTTCCGTTTGTACTACAAACATGCAGAAAATCATACCAAAACAGTAACGGTAGAAGCTGGCGATACTAGCAAATAG
- a CDS encoding NAD(P)-dependent oxidoreductase — protein sequence MKVIIFGATGTIGQALVKEAIKRKYEVTAAVRDPQRVTEQSEYLTVVQADILNPNSVTDVAKGHDAIISAYGPKFGEEEELLEATRSLLEGTRRSGAERILVVGGAGSLKTENGERLMDTAEFPEEVKPLAAAHADALELYRAADVDWTYCSPAGIIELGKRTGQFRIGLDHLVVDELGHSRISVEDYAVALIDELVEGEFVNSRFTVGY from the coding sequence ATGAAAGTTATTATTTTCGGAGCAACAGGAACCATTGGTCAAGCGTTAGTAAAGGAAGCAATCAAGCGTAAGTATGAAGTGACGGCGGCGGTGCGCGACCCGCAACGTGTGACGGAGCAAAGTGAATATTTGACGGTGGTTCAAGCGGATATTCTAAATCCGAATTCCGTTACGGATGTGGCCAAAGGGCACGATGCTATCATTAGCGCATACGGTCCCAAGTTTGGAGAAGAGGAAGAACTGCTCGAAGCGACTCGTTCTTTGCTGGAAGGAACCCGGCGTTCTGGCGCGGAGCGCATACTTGTCGTTGGCGGAGCGGGAAGTCTGAAAACAGAAAACGGTGAACGCCTCATGGATACCGCCGAGTTTCCGGAGGAAGTGAAGCCACTGGCGGCTGCCCATGCAGATGCACTGGAGCTGTACCGCGCTGCGGATGTAGATTGGACCTATTGTAGTCCTGCCGGAATAATTGAATTGGGAAAACGTACAGGGCAGTTCCGTATTGGTTTGGATCATTTGGTGGTTGACGAATTAGGCCATAGCCGTATCTCGGTCGAAGATTATGCGGTAGCCCTGATTGATGAGTTAGTAGAAGGGGAATTTGTCAATTCCCGTTTTACGGTTGGATATTAA